One segment of Streptomyces sp. NBC_01463 DNA contains the following:
- a CDS encoding amidohydrolase family protein → MPAPTTSVLLHNGLLIDGTGREPVRDGAVLIEDGRVVWAGPAGDRPATTAATRRIDVHGDAILPGFIDCHVHMAAPGTAMSHAEIATLPHSLLTFLAGPRMKQTLEAGVTTARDLGGADAGHRRAVESGLLVGPRLQVAVAMLSPTGGHGDFRSGNDDRPNNNAMGRLADGPAECRRAVRDVLRRGADCVKIAATGGVWSPTDQPDDDGFLEDEIRTITEIAAGHRGKKVAAHAQGRGGILNAVRGGVASVEHGYEIDDEAIGLMLERGTFLVPTLTTANTDPDPAKAAPWAYAKKKHWQDVARRHIPRAVERGVRIAMGTDCGIAEHGTNLRELGYLVECGMTPMGALRAGTAEAAELLGLAAEIGTLEPGKRADVVIARGNPLEDIGALGDPANILLVMKDGVAYKDVEGLAA, encoded by the coding sequence CCGCGTCGTGTGGGCGGGCCCGGCCGGGGACCGCCCCGCCACCACGGCCGCGACGAGGCGCATCGACGTCCACGGCGACGCGATACTCCCCGGCTTCATCGACTGCCACGTCCACATGGCCGCCCCGGGAACGGCCATGAGCCACGCCGAGATCGCCACCCTCCCGCACAGCCTGCTCACCTTCCTCGCCGGGCCCCGGATGAAGCAGACCCTCGAAGCCGGTGTCACCACCGCACGCGACCTCGGCGGCGCCGACGCCGGACACCGGCGCGCCGTCGAGTCCGGTCTGCTCGTCGGCCCCCGTCTCCAGGTCGCGGTCGCCATGCTCAGCCCGACCGGCGGGCACGGCGACTTCCGGTCCGGCAACGACGACCGCCCCAACAACAACGCCATGGGGCGGCTGGCCGACGGCCCCGCCGAATGCCGCAGGGCGGTCCGCGACGTGCTGCGCCGGGGCGCCGACTGCGTCAAGATCGCGGCGACCGGCGGGGTGTGGAGCCCGACCGACCAGCCCGACGACGACGGGTTCCTGGAGGACGAGATCCGTACGATCACGGAGATCGCCGCCGGACACCGGGGCAAGAAGGTCGCCGCCCACGCCCAGGGCAGGGGCGGAATCCTCAACGCGGTGCGGGGCGGTGTCGCCAGCGTCGAGCACGGCTACGAGATCGACGACGAGGCCATCGGCCTGATGCTGGAGCGGGGCACTTTCCTCGTGCCGACGCTCACCACGGCCAACACCGACCCGGACCCCGCGAAGGCCGCCCCCTGGGCGTACGCGAAGAAGAAGCACTGGCAGGACGTCGCCCGCCGGCACATCCCGCGCGCCGTCGAGCGCGGGGTGCGGATCGCGATGGGCACCGACTGCGGCATCGCCGAGCACGGCACCAACCTGCGCGAGCTCGGATACCTCGTGGAGTGCGGCATGACCCCGATGGGCGCCCTGCGCGCCGGTACCGCCGAGGCCGCCGAACTCCTGGGACTCGCCGCCGAGATCGGCACCCTGGAGCCCGGCAAGCGCGCGGACGTCGTGATCGCCCGCGGCAACCCGCTCGAAGACATCGGGGCCCTCGGCGACCCCGCGAACATCCTGCTGGTCATGAAGGACGGCGTCGCCTACAAGGACGTCGAAGGGCTCGCCGCCTGA
- a CDS encoding GNAT family N-acetyltransferase, with translation MTEIVPVTGPELVTYADELAALLVETVEGGASVGFLAPLDRAAAACWWRERAASVEAGHHRVWIARDGERIAGTIGLVPAPLPNARHRAEVAKLIVRPSAQGRGLGRALLDAVERSAAGDGLTLLILDTESGSQAERLYRSAGWTECGSVPDYAGDPAGVLKPTTFYYKAVGRDTAASAQAASPSTSL, from the coding sequence ATGACCGAGATCGTCCCGGTGACCGGACCCGAACTGGTCACCTACGCCGATGAACTGGCCGCCCTCCTGGTGGAGACGGTCGAGGGCGGGGCGTCCGTGGGCTTCCTGGCGCCGCTCGACCGGGCCGCCGCCGCGTGCTGGTGGCGGGAGCGCGCCGCGTCCGTGGAGGCGGGGCACCACCGGGTGTGGATCGCCCGGGACGGCGAGCGGATCGCGGGGACCATCGGCCTCGTGCCGGCCCCGCTGCCCAACGCCCGCCACCGGGCCGAGGTCGCCAAGCTGATCGTCCGCCCGTCGGCTCAGGGCCGGGGGCTCGGCCGGGCGCTGCTCGACGCGGTGGAGCGTTCGGCGGCCGGGGACGGGCTCACGCTGCTGATCCTGGACACCGAGAGCGGCAGCCAGGCCGAGCGGCTGTACCGCTCGGCCGGCTGGACGGAGTGCGGGTCCGTGCCGGACTACGCCGGTGACCCGGCCGGTGTCCTGAAGCCGACCACCTTCTACTACAAGGCGGTCGGCCGGGACACCGCCGCGTCCGCTCAGGCGGCGAGCCCTTCGACGTCCTTGTAG
- a CDS encoding XRE family transcriptional regulator — MRETDGSGISSVEAGLAARLGELRVERGWSLDELARRSGLSRSTLSRLERGELSPTAAQLGRLCTVHERTMSRLLLEVEEQPPQLVPAGRQTVWRDEASGFVRRSVSPPHPGLRAEIVEGVLDAGAVIAYGNPPVPGLEQHIWVLEGTLHLTVDATVHTAGPGDCLRFRLRGPSRFHCPGPDRVRYALMIVAP, encoded by the coding sequence GTGAGAGAAACAGACGGGAGCGGGATCTCGTCCGTCGAGGCCGGGCTCGCGGCACGCCTCGGTGAACTGCGCGTCGAGCGCGGCTGGTCGCTGGACGAGCTGGCCCGGCGCAGCGGGCTGAGCCGCTCCACGCTCTCCCGGCTGGAGCGCGGCGAGCTGAGCCCGACCGCCGCCCAGCTCGGGCGGCTGTGCACCGTCCACGAGCGGACCATGTCCCGGCTGCTGCTGGAGGTGGAGGAGCAGCCGCCGCAGCTCGTCCCCGCCGGGCGTCAGACGGTGTGGCGGGACGAGGCGTCGGGTTTCGTGCGCCGGTCCGTCTCGCCTCCGCATCCCGGCCTGCGCGCGGAGATCGTCGAGGGCGTCCTCGACGCGGGCGCCGTGATCGCGTACGGGAATCCGCCGGTCCCCGGCCTCGAGCAGCACATCTGGGTGCTGGAGGGGACGCTGCACCTCACCGTCGACGCCACCGTGCACACGGCCGGCCCGGGCGACTGCCTGCGGTTCCGGCTGCGCGGTCCGTCCCGCTTCCACTGTCCGGGCCCGGATCGGGTCCGTTACGCACTGATGATCGTCGCACCGTGA
- a CDS encoding chloride channel protein, whose translation MPDKSSGAPAAGPPDPVALIRTRGYTVLLVMVAIIGVPVSAAAFGFLALVSELQSLTYHDLPEALGFDGTPSWWPVPLLAVAGLLTGPAVRFLPGTGGHKPAEGLVSTGAPTAAQLPGIALAALASLGLGAVLGPEAPLIALGGGLAVYAARLVKPDLDPGAGAVVGAAGSFAAVSALLGSPLLGAFLLMEASGLAGMMLGVALVPGLLAAGIGALIFTGLGSWTGLGTYSLALHEVPHADGPTVAEFGWAVALGLGAALAGAAIHRLSLFLQPRVERRTVVATAVMGVVVGVAALVYAEGTGKSGSEVLYSGEHALGPLLSDSAQYSVGALLVLIACKSLAYCASLSAFRGGPVFPAMFVGAAGGLALAHLPGLNPTSGFAMGIGAMCVAMLKLPMTSVLLATLLLGSEGLTVMPLVIVSVVVSYVVTLRITPPPAAFAAEPAGR comes from the coding sequence ATGCCGGACAAGTCCTCCGGAGCGCCCGCCGCCGGGCCGCCCGATCCCGTCGCCCTGATCCGCACCCGCGGCTACACGGTCCTGCTGGTGATGGTGGCGATCATCGGCGTGCCCGTCTCGGCGGCGGCGTTCGGCTTCCTCGCGCTCGTCTCCGAACTGCAGTCGCTGACGTACCACGATCTGCCCGAGGCCCTGGGCTTCGACGGCACCCCCTCGTGGTGGCCCGTGCCGCTGCTCGCGGTGGCCGGTCTCCTGACCGGGCCGGCCGTGCGCTTCCTGCCGGGAACCGGCGGGCACAAGCCCGCCGAGGGGCTGGTGAGCACCGGCGCCCCGACGGCCGCGCAGCTGCCCGGCATCGCGCTGGCGGCGCTCGCCTCCCTCGGCCTCGGCGCCGTGCTCGGCCCCGAGGCTCCGCTCATCGCGCTGGGCGGGGGCCTGGCGGTGTACGCGGCGCGGCTGGTCAAGCCGGACCTGGATCCGGGAGCCGGCGCCGTGGTGGGGGCGGCGGGCAGTTTCGCCGCGGTCAGCGCCCTGCTGGGCTCGCCGCTGCTCGGTGCGTTCCTGCTGATGGAGGCCTCGGGGCTGGCCGGGATGATGCTCGGGGTGGCGCTCGTGCCAGGGCTTCTCGCGGCGGGGATCGGCGCGCTGATCTTCACCGGGCTCGGCTCCTGGACGGGCCTGGGGACGTACTCGCTGGCGCTGCACGAGGTGCCGCACGCCGACGGCCCCACCGTCGCCGAGTTCGGCTGGGCCGTCGCCCTCGGGCTGGGTGCCGCCCTCGCGGGCGCGGCGATCCACCGGCTCTCGCTGTTCCTCCAGCCGCGGGTGGAGCGGCGGACGGTGGTGGCCACCGCCGTGATGGGGGTGGTGGTCGGGGTGGCGGCGCTCGTGTACGCGGAGGGCACCGGCAAGTCGGGCTCGGAGGTGCTGTACTCGGGCGAGCACGCCCTCGGCCCGCTCCTCTCCGACAGCGCGCAGTACTCGGTGGGAGCCCTGCTGGTGCTCATCGCGTGCAAGTCGCTGGCCTACTGCGCCTCGTTGAGCGCCTTCCGGGGCGGGCCGGTCTTCCCTGCGATGTTCGTGGGCGCGGCCGGCGGACTGGCGCTCGCCCACCTGCCCGGGCTGAACCCGACCTCCGGTTTCGCCATGGGCATCGGGGCGATGTGCGTGGCCATGCTGAAGCTGCCGATGACGTCGGTGCTGCTGGCCACGTTGCTGCTGGGTTCCGAGGGGCTCACGGTGATGCCGCTCGTGATCGTGTCGGTGGTCGTCTCCTACGTCGTCACGCTGCGGATCACTCCCCCGCCCGCGGCGTTCGCGGCGGAGCCGGCCGGGCGGTGA
- a CDS encoding DUF2252 domain-containing protein yields the protein MPQDISPVRYGGEFPTPDERAARGKAARRAVPRSSHAVFEPPAGRPDPLDVLEAQSAERVPELVPIRYGRMAESPFRFYRGAAAIMAADLAATPVSGIRAQLCGDAHLLNFRLLASPERQLLFDINDFDETLPGPWEWDVKRLAASLVIAGRANGFSDRERAAVVLATVRSYREWMIRFAGMRHLDVWYARTDAERLRTVATEQLRKRGRKQVARAMAKARTRDSLQAFGRLTEVVDGRRRIAADPPLLVPVADLMPEVERRAFEEQFRRLIDGYARSLASDRRTLLSGFRLVDVARKVVGVGSVGTRCWIILLLGRDSGDPLFLQAKEAGPSVLAPYAGAGPYRNQGSRVVAGQRLMQAASDIFLGWERVDGFDGRPRDFYVRQLRDWKGIAQPELMVPRGLGVFGEVCGATLARAHARSGDRIAIASYLGRGEVFDRALQQFAEAYADRNERDHQALVDAVRSGRLPSAEPAGDGS from the coding sequence ATGCCGCAGGACATCAGCCCGGTACGGTACGGCGGCGAGTTCCCCACGCCCGACGAGCGGGCGGCGCGCGGCAAGGCGGCCCGCCGTGCGGTGCCGCGCTCCAGCCACGCCGTGTTCGAGCCGCCGGCGGGCCGGCCCGACCCGCTGGACGTCCTGGAGGCACAGTCGGCGGAAAGGGTGCCCGAACTCGTCCCGATCCGTTACGGGCGCATGGCCGAGTCGCCGTTCCGCTTCTACCGGGGCGCGGCCGCGATCATGGCCGCCGATCTGGCGGCCACCCCGGTCTCCGGGATCAGGGCCCAGCTGTGCGGGGACGCCCACCTGCTGAACTTCCGGCTGCTGGCATCGCCGGAGCGGCAGTTGCTCTTCGACATCAACGACTTCGACGAGACGCTGCCGGGGCCCTGGGAGTGGGACGTCAAGCGGCTGGCCGCCAGCCTCGTCATCGCGGGCCGGGCCAACGGCTTCAGCGACCGGGAGCGCGCCGCCGTCGTGCTGGCCACGGTCAGGTCGTACCGCGAGTGGATGATCAGGTTCGCCGGCATGCGCCATCTCGACGTCTGGTACGCGCGTACGGACGCCGAGCGGCTGCGGACCGTCGCGACGGAGCAGTTGCGCAAGCGCGGGCGCAAGCAGGTGGCCCGTGCCATGGCCAAGGCCCGTACCCGGGACAGCCTGCAGGCCTTCGGCAGACTCACCGAGGTGGTCGACGGACGGCGGCGGATCGCCGCGGACCCGCCCCTGCTCGTCCCGGTCGCCGATCTGATGCCCGAGGTGGAGCGCCGGGCCTTCGAGGAGCAGTTCCGGCGGCTGATCGACGGCTACGCCCGCAGTCTGGCCTCCGACCGGCGCACGCTGCTGTCGGGATTCCGCCTCGTCGACGTGGCGCGCAAGGTGGTCGGTGTGGGCAGCGTCGGAACCCGGTGCTGGATCATCCTGCTGCTCGGCCGGGACAGCGGGGACCCGCTCTTCCTGCAGGCCAAGGAGGCCGGTCCCTCGGTGCTCGCCCCGTATGCCGGTGCGGGCCCCTACCGCAACCAGGGCAGCCGGGTGGTCGCGGGCCAGCGGCTGATGCAGGCGGCGAGCGACATCTTCCTGGGCTGGGAGCGGGTGGACGGCTTCGACGGCCGGCCCCGGGACTTCTACGTCCGGCAGTTGCGCGACTGGAAGGGCATCGCCCAGCCGGAGCTGATGGTTCCGCGGGGGCTCGGTGTCTTCGGCGAGGTCTGCGGTGCCACTCTGGCACGGGCCCACGCCCGCTCCGGCGACCGGATCGCGATCGCGTCGTATCTGGGCCGCGGCGAGGTGTTCGACCGTGCGCTCCAGCAGTTCGCGGAGGCGTACGCCGACCGGAACGAGCGCGACCATCAGGCCCTGGTCGACGCGGTGCGGTCCGGCCGGCTGCCCTCGGCCGAGCCGGCCGGCGACGGATCCTGA
- a CDS encoding cation:proton antiporter, with protein MTADQVLTGLGLIVVLAVGSQLLASRLRVPALLVLLPVGFTAGAITDTVNPERLLGAAFSPLVSLAVAVILYDAGLGLELRRLTGHTRRVVVRLLWLGALLTLVSAALFAVPVLDMSMPAAVMLAAILVVSGPTVVGPLLNFVRPTERLQRVLVWEGSLIDPVGGILGALVFHGVVAGGRHGFGSQLAGFMISAAVGLAGGVAGAVLLWLVLSRMRLSEELATSVQIAAVIGAAAACDALRDDTGLISAVVMGMAMANLPGLDIPARRPFLETLVSLTIGLLFISISATVTPASLRHVVLPSLALVALLVLVTRPLVAHLAALRTDVPRGERWFIGWMAPRGIVAAATASTFSAELVAQGIAGAERILPATFVVIVATVTLYGLTAYPVAKRLGVLRPARSRPLLVGGAPWAVDLACALRSAGLDVLMWAGADRERARIEAAGLKLAPGELLASATGAGAELEGITGVLLLTDEDDFNALASMTLRESVEGPVHRLPAPTAGHGVVAPYTGGESLFGGGLNGPELSRRFGAGARVVARPAGPDLPAGEALLFVVGPDGRLTPVTDTGTPTPAKGDTVIVLSPAPAA; from the coding sequence ATGACGGCCGATCAGGTGCTCACGGGGCTTGGGCTGATCGTGGTGCTCGCGGTCGGCTCACAACTGCTGGCGAGCCGGCTGCGCGTCCCGGCGCTGCTCGTGCTGCTGCCGGTGGGGTTCACCGCCGGGGCAATCACCGACACCGTCAACCCCGAACGGCTGCTGGGCGCCGCCTTCTCCCCGCTGGTGTCCCTGGCGGTGGCGGTGATCCTCTACGACGCCGGTCTGGGCCTGGAGCTCAGACGGCTCACGGGGCACACGCGCCGTGTCGTGGTCCGGCTGCTCTGGCTGGGGGCCCTGCTCACCCTGGTGTCCGCCGCCCTGTTCGCCGTACCGGTGCTGGACATGTCGATGCCGGCGGCGGTGATGCTCGCCGCCATCCTCGTCGTCTCCGGGCCGACCGTGGTCGGGCCGCTGCTCAACTTCGTCCGGCCCACCGAGCGGCTGCAGCGCGTCCTCGTCTGGGAGGGCTCACTGATCGATCCGGTGGGCGGCATCCTGGGGGCGCTCGTCTTCCATGGCGTCGTCGCCGGCGGCCGGCACGGGTTCGGCAGCCAGCTGGCGGGCTTCATGATCAGTGCGGCCGTCGGGCTGGCCGGGGGCGTCGCCGGGGCGGTGCTGCTGTGGCTGGTGCTGAGCCGGATGCGGCTGAGCGAGGAACTGGCGACCTCGGTGCAGATCGCCGCCGTGATCGGGGCGGCGGCGGCCTGTGACGCGCTCCGCGACGACACGGGACTGATCTCGGCGGTCGTCATGGGGATGGCCATGGCCAATCTGCCGGGCCTGGACATCCCGGCCCGGCGGCCGTTCCTCGAGACGCTGGTCTCCCTGACGATCGGTCTGCTGTTCATCTCCATCTCGGCCACGGTCACCCCGGCGTCCCTGCGGCACGTGGTGCTGCCGTCGCTCGCCCTGGTCGCGCTGCTCGTCCTGGTGACCAGACCGCTGGTCGCCCACCTCGCTGCCCTTCGCACCGATGTGCCGCGCGGGGAACGGTGGTTCATCGGCTGGATGGCCCCGCGCGGCATCGTGGCCGCCGCCACGGCCTCCACGTTCTCGGCCGAGCTGGTCGCGCAGGGGATCGCGGGCGCCGAGCGCATCCTGCCCGCCACCTTCGTCGTGATCGTCGCCACGGTCACGCTGTACGGCCTGACGGCGTACCCGGTGGCCAAGCGGCTCGGGGTGCTGCGCCCCGCGCGGTCCCGGCCGCTGCTCGTGGGCGGCGCCCCGTGGGCGGTCGACCTGGCGTGCGCGCTGCGTTCGGCGGGGCTTGACGTCCTGATGTGGGCCGGCGCGGACCGGGAGCGGGCACGGATCGAGGCGGCCGGGCTGAAGCTGGCCCCCGGTGAGCTGCTCGCCTCGGCGACCGGCGCCGGCGCGGAACTGGAGGGCATCACCGGGGTGCTGCTGCTCACGGACGAGGACGATTTCAACGCCCTCGCGTCGATGACGCTCCGCGAGAGCGTCGAGGGCCCGGTCCACCGGCTCCCGGCGCCCACGGCAGGCCACGGGGTGGTGGCGCCCTACACGGGCGGGGAGTCGCTGTTCGGCGGCGGGCTCAACGGTCCTGAGCTGTCCCGGAGGTTCGGGGCGGGGGCCCGTGTGGTGGCCCGGCCGGCCGGGCCGGATCTCCCGGCGGGCGAGGCGCTGCTGTTCGTGGTGGGGCCGGACGGCCGGCTGACACCGGTCACGGACACCGGGACGCCCACTCCCGCGAAGGGGGACACCGTCATCGTGCTGAGCCCGGCCCCGGCCGCGTGA
- a CDS encoding DUF6011 domain-containing protein — protein MPGTTAATGHRVVRCRLCGRPLTGTASRRTGLGPSCDAKLHPAPPDIRTRRHEVDQDPLPGT, from the coding sequence CTGCCCGGCACCACCGCGGCCACCGGGCACCGCGTCGTGCGCTGCCGCCTGTGCGGTCGCCCGCTCACCGGCACGGCCTCACGCAGGACGGGACTCGGCCCGTCGTGCGACGCCAAACTGCACCCGGCGCCGCCCGACATCCGTACCCGCCGTCACGAGGTCGACCAGGATCCGCTGCCGGGCACCTGA
- a CDS encoding acyl-CoA thioesterase II, which yields MTNPAERLVDLLDLERIEVNIFRGRSPEESLQRVFGGQVAGQALVAAGRTTDGDRPVHSLHAYFLRPGRPGVPIVYEVERVRDGRSFTTRRVTAVQQGRTIFNLTASFHRPEEAGFEHQLPPARIVPDPEELPTVAEEVGEHLGVLPEALERMARRQPFDIRYVDRLRWTREEIKDADPRSAVWMRAVGPLGDDPLVHTCALTYASDMTLLDAVRIPVEPLWGPRGFDMASLDHAMWFHRPFRADEWFLYDQESPVATGGRGLARGRIYDREGNLLVSVVQEGLFRRLDTPVS from the coding sequence ATGACGAACCCCGCCGAGCGTCTGGTCGACCTGCTCGACCTGGAGCGGATCGAGGTCAACATCTTCCGCGGCCGCAGTCCCGAGGAGTCCCTGCAACGGGTCTTCGGCGGGCAGGTGGCCGGTCAGGCCCTGGTGGCGGCGGGCCGCACCACGGACGGGGACCGTCCGGTGCACTCGCTGCACGCCTACTTCCTGCGTCCGGGCCGTCCCGGGGTGCCGATCGTCTACGAGGTCGAGCGGGTCAGGGACGGCCGGTCCTTCACCACCCGCCGGGTGACGGCCGTCCAGCAGGGCCGGACGATCTTCAACCTGACGGCGTCGTTCCACCGCCCGGAGGAGGCGGGGTTCGAGCACCAGTTGCCGCCGGCCAGGATCGTGCCCGATCCGGAGGAACTGCCCACGGTCGCCGAGGAGGTCGGCGAGCACCTGGGCGTGCTGCCGGAGGCGCTGGAGCGGATGGCGCGGCGCCAGCCGTTCGACATCCGCTATGTCGACCGGCTGCGTTGGACGCGGGAGGAGATCAAGGACGCGGACCCGCGCAGCGCGGTGTGGATGCGCGCGGTCGGCCCGCTGGGCGACGACCCGCTGGTGCACACGTGTGCGCTGACGTACGCGAGCGACATGACGCTCCTCGACGCGGTGCGCATTCCGGTGGAGCCGCTGTGGGGGCCGCGCGGCTTCGACATGGCGTCGCTGGACCACGCGATGTGGTTCCACCGTCCGTTCCGGGCCGACGAGTGGTTCCTGTACGACCAGGAGTCGCCGGTGGCGACCGGTGGCCGGGGTCTGGCGCGGGGCCGGATCTACGACCGCGAGGGGAATCTGCTGGTGTCCGTGGTGCAGGAGGGCCTGTTCCGCCGGCTGGACACCCCGGTGTCCTGA
- a CDS encoding DUF3516 domain-containing protein: protein MTLIDQLPPTDDPDALFEAFSSWTETQGITLYPAQEEALIEVVSGANVILSTPTGSGKSLVAAGAHFTALAQDKVTFYTAPIKALVSEKFFDLCKLFGTENVGMLTGDASVNADAPVICCTAEVLASIALRDGKYADIGQVVMDEFHFYAEQDRGWAWQIPILELPQAQFVLMSATLGDVRMFEEDLTRRTGRPTSVVRSATRPVPLSYEYRLTPITETITELLDTRQSPVYIVHFTQAAAVERAQSLMSINMCTKEEKEKIADLIGNFRFTTKFGQNLSRYVRHGIGVHHAGMLPKYRRLVEKLAQAGLLKVICGTDTLGVGVNVPIRTVLFTALTKYDGTRVRTLRAREFHQIAGRAGRAGFDTAGFVVAQAPEHVVENEKAVKKAGDDPKKKRKVVRKKAPEGFVAWSETTFDKLIQSDPEPLTSRFRVTHTMLLSVIARPGNAFDAMRHLLEDNHEPRKAQLRHIRRAIAIYRSLLDGGVVERLEKPDAEGRIVRLTVDLQQDFALNQPLSTFALAAFELLDADSPSYALDMVSVVESTLDDPRQILAAQQNKARGEAVGQMKADGIEYEERMELLQEVTYPKPLSELLWHAYDVYRQSHPWVSDHPVSPKSVIRDMYERAMTFTEFTSNYELARTEGIVLRYLASAYKALEHTIPDDIKSEDLQDLIAWLGEMVRQVDSSLLDEWEQLANPEVETAEQAQERADEVKPVTANARAFRVLVRNAMFRRVELAALDRVRDLGELDGDAGWDEDAWGEAMDAYWDEYEELGTGPDARGPKLLKIDEDAEHGLWRVRQTFADPNGDHDWGISAEVDLAASDEEGRAVLRVTSVGQL, encoded by the coding sequence GTGACCCTTATCGATCAGCTGCCCCCGACCGACGACCCCGACGCCCTTTTCGAGGCTTTCTCGTCATGGACCGAGACGCAGGGGATCACTCTCTATCCTGCTCAGGAGGAGGCGCTGATCGAGGTGGTCTCCGGGGCCAACGTGATCCTCTCCACCCCGACGGGATCGGGAAAGAGCCTGGTCGCGGCGGGTGCGCACTTCACCGCCCTGGCCCAGGACAAGGTCACCTTCTACACCGCCCCGATCAAGGCCCTGGTCTCGGAGAAGTTCTTCGACCTGTGCAAGCTGTTCGGTACGGAGAACGTCGGCATGCTCACCGGCGACGCCTCGGTCAACGCCGACGCCCCGGTGATCTGCTGCACGGCCGAGGTGCTGGCCTCCATCGCGCTGCGTGACGGGAAGTACGCGGACATCGGCCAGGTCGTGATGGACGAGTTCCACTTCTACGCGGAGCAGGACCGCGGCTGGGCGTGGCAGATTCCGATCCTGGAGCTGCCGCAGGCCCAGTTCGTCCTGATGTCGGCCACGCTCGGTGACGTCCGGATGTTCGAGGAGGACCTGACCCGCCGTACCGGCCGCCCCACCTCCGTGGTCCGCTCGGCGACCCGGCCGGTCCCGCTCAGCTACGAGTACCGGCTGACGCCGATCACCGAGACGATCACCGAGCTGCTGGACACCCGGCAGTCGCCGGTCTACATCGTGCACTTCACGCAGGCCGCGGCGGTCGAGCGGGCGCAGTCGCTGATGAGCATCAACATGTGCACCAAGGAGGAGAAGGAGAAGATCGCCGATCTCATCGGCAACTTCCGCTTCACCACCAAGTTCGGCCAGAACCTCTCCCGTTACGTACGCCACGGCATCGGTGTGCACCACGCCGGGATGCTCCCGAAGTACCGGCGGCTGGTCGAGAAGCTCGCGCAGGCCGGTCTGTTGAAGGTCATCTGCGGTACGGACACGCTCGGCGTCGGCGTCAACGTCCCCATCCGGACGGTGCTGTTCACCGCGCTGACCAAGTACGACGGCACCCGGGTGCGGACGCTGCGGGCACGCGAGTTCCACCAGATCGCGGGCCGGGCCGGCCGGGCGGGCTTCGACACGGCGGGCTTCGTCGTCGCCCAGGCCCCCGAGCACGTCGTCGAGAACGAGAAGGCGGTCAAGAAGGCGGGTGACGACCCGAAGAAGAAGCGCAAGGTCGTCCGCAAGAAGGCGCCCGAGGGCTTCGTCGCCTGGTCCGAGACCACGTTCGACAAGCTGATCCAGTCCGACCCGGAGCCGCTGACGTCCCGTTTCCGGGTCACGCACACCATGCTGCTCTCCGTCATCGCGCGCCCCGGCAACGCCTTCGACGCGATGCGGCATCTGCTGGAGGACAACCACGAGCCGCGCAAGGCGCAGCTGCGGCACATCCGCCGGGCGATCGCGATCTACCGTTCGCTGCTGGACGGCGGCGTCGTGGAGCGGCTGGAGAAGCCCGACGCGGAGGGCCGTATCGTGCGGCTCACCGTCGACCTTCAGCAGGACTTCGCGCTGAACCAGCCGCTGTCCACGTTCGCGCTCGCCGCGTTCGAGCTGCTGGACGCCGACTCGCCGTCGTACGCGCTGGACATGGTCTCGGTGGTGGAGTCGACGCTCGACGACCCGCGTCAGATCCTCGCCGCGCAGCAGAACAAGGCGCGCGGTGAGGCGGTCGGGCAGATGAAGGCCGACGGCATCGAGTACGAGGAGCGGATGGAGCTCCTCCAGGAGGTCACGTACCCGAAGCCGCTCAGCGAGCTGCTGTGGCACGCGTACGACGTCTACCGCCAGAGCCACCCGTGGGTCAGCGACCACCCGGTGTCGCCGAAGTCGGTGATCCGCGACATGTACGAGCGCGCGATGACGTTCACCGAGTTCACGTCGAACTACGAGCTGGCGCGTACCGAGGGCATCGTGCTGCGGTATCTCGCGAGCGCGTACAAGGCGCTGGAGCACACCATCCCGGACGACATCAAGTCCGAGGACCTGCAGGACCTCATCGCCTGGCTCGGGGAGATGGTCCGTCAGGTCGACTCCAGTCTCCTCGACGAGTGGGAGCAGCTCGCCAATCCCGAGGTGGAGACGGCCGAGCAGGCGCAGGAGCGGGCCGACGAGGTCAAGCCGGTCACGGCCAACGCGCGCGCCTTCCGGGTGCTGGTGCGCAACGCGATGTTCCGCCGGGTCGAGCTGGCCGCGCTGGACCGGGTCCGCGACCTGGGCGAGCTGGACGGGGACGCGGGCTGGGACGAGGACGCGTGGGGCGAGGCGATGGACGCGTACTGGGACGAGTACGAGGAGCTGGGCACCGGCCCGGACGCCCGCGGGCCGAAGCTGCTGAAGATCGACGAGGACGCGGAGCACGGTCTCTGGCGGGTCCGGCAGACGTTCGCCGACCCGAACGGCGACCATGACTGGGGCATCAGTGCCGAGGTCGATCTGGCCGCGTCCGACGAGGAGGGCCGGGCCGTTCTCCGGGTCACCTCCGTGGGCCAGCTGTGA